The proteins below come from a single Eremothecium sinecaudum strain ATCC 58844 chromosome II, complete sequence genomic window:
- the NVJ2 gene encoding Nvj2p (Syntenic homolog of Ashbya gossypii ABR107W; Syntenic homolog of Saccharomyces cerevisiae YPR091C) — protein MSLWDIVFIYFLGGITFLPLCVLAMFFLLSSPKTESKGANGTYKVEKVDLVCDPNFKTGDIEELKGVEATKTGWIYVTNKYYYHSSELHGMSSAEKEALPTRDKLKRTKKFYAILKHGNLFLCKSDAQNADVFQVIVMKDTFVTMWPRDTMSEISDGSLFSNKTCISILKNGKAFLDQNEKLHFAEESSIGPTDQYFVYVPINVDKEDWYFTLINASKISQTDSLLDPSKSASTAHLRTKDLLSLIQIVHSTEGQFSTKWLNALINRLFLSLQQTEMLNNLLKDKIHKKLTKINKPGFLDDFHIEHIDVGTLAPIITDPKLLEMSPDGTTRVRFNLQYKGNLSLIISTKVHINLGSRFKNRRVTIELAITVRQIEGPLIILVKPPPSNRLWYAFETEPLLNIEVEPVVSTRQLSYNMITNVIKSKFKEALKESLVLPSMDDMVFYSTTDEIYRGGIWLNNTKSDNNAHSSENTDDYADTISINNLASKVEAPSSTALPVEKNNYHSNSPERRSSGISPKSFYEDDNSATSYRKPQEGLHSSDSDSASEKESLSGVGEYSLKTKTMHRVGTLKNMIKARTGTDSTIRSIDSNSSIDSSGSKKYFQSGMKKIGRWYKDQVNNAREVVAETQYEISHKNDTLPYVPTENEKIIGPEMISSRRSQQRLKSQPDQKDENVKLSAESNVDMFVNRARATSFEAPKSPNIPYQFDSTSPETPTSATSGISRRHSVKIQLERTQSTDSLHSEVKSNPSTEILVELTDTKDNDVKENNDLEETVSVEIEEEQEEGEEGEIMTEDFPAGASSILTSELNAAGILPSLTAEKLDLDDEEGYLHSNSEPLPPRPPKLPPRRSN, from the coding sequence ATGTCGCTGTGGGACATTGTATTCATATACTTTTTGGGAGGTATTACATTCCTCCCACTATGTGTGTTAGCTATGTTCTTTCTGCTTTCAAGTCCCAAAACTGAATCTAAAGGAGCGAATGGGACTTATAAAGTAGAGAAGGTAGATCTGGTTTGTGATCCTAATTTTAAAACTGGAGATATAGAGGAACTGAAGGGTGTTGAGGCGACAAAAACTGGATGGATCTATGTTACGAATAAATATTACTATCACTCTTCTGAATTACATGGAATGTCTAGTGCAGAGAAGGAAGCATTACCAACTAGGGataaattgaaaagaaCGAAGAAGTTCTATGCTATATTGAAACATGGCAATTTATTTCTGTGCAAGAGTGATGCGCAAAATGCTGACGTTTTCCAGGTCATTGTGATGAAGGACACTTTCGTGACTATGTGGCCTAGAGATACGATGTCAGAAATATCTGATGGGAGTCTTTTCAGCAATAAAACTTGTATTTCCATTTTAAAGAATGGAAAGGCTTTCTTGGATCAAAATGAGAAACTGCATTTTGCGGAGGAGTCTTCTATAGGACCAACAGACCAATACTTTGTCTATGTCCCTATTAATGTTGATAAAGAAGATTGGTACTTCACATTGATCAACGCGTCAAAAATCAGTCAGACAGATTCTTTACTAGATCCCTCGAAATCTGCTTCAACGGCTCATTTGAGGACAAAGGATCTTTTGTCCTTAATTCAAATTGTCCACTCTACGGAGGGCCAATTTTCAACTaaatggttaaatgccCTAATAAATAGGTTATTTCTTTCCTTGCAGCAAACTGAAATGTTGAATAATCTACTTAAGGACAAAATTCATAAAAAGCTAACTAAGATCAACAAGCCTGGGTTTTTGGATGATTTCCATATTGAACACATTGATGTGGGCACTTTGGCGCCCATCATTACCGACCCAAAGTTATTAGAAATGTCACCAGATGGGACGACTAGGGTTCGGTTTAACTTGCAATATAAGGGTAATCTTTCGCTAATCATTTCTACTAAAGTTCATATTAACCTTGGCTCCCGTTTTAAGAACAGGAGGGTTACAATTGAATTAGCTATAACTGTCAGACAAATTGAAGGTCCATTAATCATTTTAGTAAAACCACCACCTTCAAACAGGCTATGGTATGCGTTTGAAACAGAACCTTTGTTGAATATTGAAGTTGAGCCTGTAGTGAGTACGCGTCAATTGTCATACAATATGATAACAAATGTTATCAAATCTAAATTTAAAGAAGCTCTCAAGGAATCACTTGTATTACCTTCTATGGACGATATGGTGTTTTACAGTACTACTGATGAGATCTATCGTGGTGGTATTTGGCTGAATAATACTAAATCTGATAATAACGCACACAGCTCTGAAAACACGGACGATTATGCAGATACAATTTCCATCAATAACCTTGCAAGCAAGGTAGAAGCACCCAGTTCTACAGCTCTTCCTGTCGAAAAGAATAACTACCACAGTAATTCACCCGAAAGGAGATCATCAGGAATATCTCCAAAATCTTTTTATGAAGACGACAACTCGGCAACATCCTATCGTAAACCACAAGAGGGTCTTCATTCTAGCGACTCGGATAGTGCCAGTGAAAAGGAATCCTTGTCTGGCGTGGGCGAATACAGCTTGAAGACGAAAACAATGCATAGAGTGGGCACTCTAAAAAACATGATTAAGGCACGTACTGGTACGGATAGCACTATAAGGTCGATAGATTCTAATTCATCGATAGATTCCAGTGGCTCGAAGAAATATTTCCAAAGTGGGATGAAGAAAATTGGCAGGTGGTATAAAGATCAGGTCAATAATGCTAGGGAAGTAGTTGCTGAAACTCAATACGAAATTTCTCATAAAAATGATACCTTACCTTACGTACCAACGGAAAATGAAAAGATTATCGGTCCTGAAATGATATCGAGTCGAAGATCGCAGCAAAGACTAAAATCTCAACCAGATCAGAAAGACGAAAATGTCAAATTGTCAGCGGAATCTAATGTGGATATGTTTGTAAATAGGGCAAGAGCGACGTCTTTTGAAGCCCCTAAATCTCCGAATATTCCTTACCAATTTGATTCAACAAGCCCTGAAACACCAACTTCAGCTACATCTGGAATTTCCAGAAGACATTCTGTTAAGATCCAGCTAGAAAGAACGCAATCTACTGATTCTCTTCATTCTGAGGTGAAATCTAACCCTTCTACGGAAATCTTAGTAGAGTTAACCGATACGAAGGACAATGATGTtaaagaaaataatgatTTGGAGGAAACAGTATCAGTCGAAatagaagaagaacaagaagaaggagaagaaggagaaaTTATGACCGAAGATTTTCCTGCAGGGGCTTCATCTATCTTGACAAGCGAACTGAATGCAGCTGGTATCTTACCTTCCTTAACCGCCGAGAAGTTAGATCTagacgatgaagaagggTACCTGCATTCTAATAGTGAACCTTTACCTCCAAGGCCTCCTAAGCTGCCACCTAGACGTAGTAATTGA
- the SLX9 gene encoding Slx9p (Syntenic homolog of Ashbya gossypii AEL319C; Syntenic homolog of Saccharomyces cerevisiae YGR081C (SLX9)) — protein sequence MVAKKRTKLRSKVAKLSTSEKPLGIECDEKEFPEDPKAFLHQYRESKKEKSVAKSQSFLNRIREQATGNVGISKSSLRRRKKKLKNDLKPKMEDLLTSLKQEGVLDDAGDVITIEDTAESASKVTKIVTSAKYASLQGQQNSEPGQVVIKRNEPSIRTQKGARKLGREETARFSKVITDKTFQNNPFAALREVIIARGNGSF from the coding sequence ATGGTAGCAAAAAAGAGAACAAAGCTCAGAAGCAAAGTTGCGAAGCTAAGTACGTCAGAAAAGCCTTTAGGGATTGAATGTGATGAGAAAGAATTCCCAGAGGATCCAAAGGCATTCCTACATCAGTACCGAGAGTCAAAGAAGGAAAAGTCGGTTGCGAAATCGCAATCATTCTTGAACAGGATCAGAGAGCAGGCAACCGGCAATGTAGGTATTTCCAAGTCTTCGCTAAGGCGtaggaagaagaagcttAAAAATGATTTGAAGCCGAAGATGGAAGATCTGTTAACTTCACTGAAGCAAGAAGGTGTTTTGGATGATGCAGGTGATGTTATCACTATTGAAGATACCGCAGAAAGTGCATCGAAGGTGACGAAGATTGTCACTTCTGCGAAGTACGCTAGTTTGCAGGGGCAACAGAACAGTGAGCCTGGACAGGTTGTTATAAAACGGAACGAGCCAAGTATTAGAACTCAGAAAGGTGCCAGGAAGTTAGGAAGAGAAGAAACAGCCCGCTTTTCTAAAGTTATAACAGACAAAACATTCCAGAATAATCCATTTGCTGCATTGAGGGAGGTCATCATCGCCAGGGGTAACGGTAGTTTTTAG
- the TOM20 gene encoding TOM complex receptor protein TOM20 (Syntenic homolog of Ashbya gossypii AEL318W; Syntenic homolog of Saccharomyces cerevisiae YGR082W (TOM20)): protein MAPLNIARLASITAATAVAALAGYAVYFDYQRRHSADFRKNLRRKIKKQKALEQAAQEQEKQAKLSHVGDFLTMELAKEPIPQDSSEKQDFFKSNIEEAELLSKLPGKELDSALKFYKALAVYPSPAELLGIYQRSIPESVYEYIVLMIALLPPANVSSFLSGSGSGSGTATAMSGSIPLSKGQPQVEAIGIDE from the coding sequence ATGGCTCCTTTAAATATAGCACGTTTAGCGTCAATCACAGCCGCCACTGCTGTTGCAGCTTTAGCTGGTTATGCTGTATATTTCGACTACCAAAGAAGACATAGTGCAGACTTCAGAAAAAACTTGAGACGCAAAATAAAGAAGCAAAAAGCTTTGGAACAAGCAGCTCAGGAGCAGGAAAAGCAAGCTAAGTTATCTCATGTTGGTGATTTTTTAACTATGGAATTAGCCAAGGAACCAATTCCTCAAGATTCGTCAGAAAAGCAAGACTTTTTTAAAAGTAATATAGAAGAGGCTGAATTACTATCCAAGTTACCAGGAAAGGAGCTTGATTCTGCTTTGAAGTTTTACAAGGCGCTAGCTGTGTACCCAAGTCCCGCTGAATTGTTAGGAATTTACCAAAGATCTATTCCCGAGTCAGTGTACGAATACATTGTTTTGATGATAGCGCTGCTTCCACCAGCTAATGTTTCATCATTTTTGAGTGGTAGTGGTAGTGGATCTGGTACAGCAACTGCTATGTCTGGCTCCATTCCGCTCAGTAAGGGCCAACCTCAAGTCGAAGCTATTGGAATTGACGAATGA
- the TMH18 gene encoding Tmh18p (Syntenic homolog of Ashbya gossypii AEL317C; Syntenic homolog of Saccharomyces cerevisiae YPR098C; 1-intron in Ashbya gossypii): MLTWRPAVNLLLFSFAFGGSVFYSYIAAPIASKVLTRDQFSDLQQNVFPLFFKMETFTPILLAVTSPVALSAVSKASIATAAASGGLNLFWFFPWAHRVNQERRHAAASLKGEELEEVDAPLRKEFAKAHGLSMFANLTYVLGMTVYGVAFSYGLFRYIPK; this comes from the exons ATGTTAACTTGGAGGCCTGCTGTTAACTTACTACTATTTTCATTTGC CTTCGGTGGTTCAGTGTTCTACTCATACATAGCTGCGCCTATAGCAAGTAAGGTTTTGACAAGAGATCAATTTTCCGATCTACAGCAAAATGTGTTCCCATTGTTCTTCAAGATGGAGACGTTTACGCCAATCTTACTAGCGGTTACCTCTCCAGTTGCACTTTCCGCGGTTTCTAAGGCCTCTATCGCCACTGCAGCTGCCAGTGGTGGGTTAAATCTATTTTGGTTTTTCCCATGGGCTCATAGGGTGAATCAAGAACGGAGACATGCCGCTGCTTCTCTGAAGGGCGAGGAATTGGAAGAAGTTGATGCTCCTCTGCGCAAAGAATTTGCGAAGGCGCATGGGTTAAGCATGTTTGCTAACTTAACTTACGTCTTAGGAATGACCGTGTACGGTGTCGCCTTCTCCTACGGACTCTTCAGGTACATTCCAAAATAG
- the SYT1 gene encoding Arf family guanine nucleotide exchange factor SYT1 (Syntenic homolog of Ashbya gossypii ABR102W; Syntenic homolog of Saccharomyces cerevisiae YPR095C (SYT1)), with product MFTSKIEHAQTKKLKRRFIPSRKLGRKSRDLLKYKPFKLNCSGKGQKLDELDVNELKNEQANMKLYDDVESDSEKELEITLNDFSFDDTSSRNPLPFPGSRQPHKRVSSGGNKLIAPAPTSKIKNHIVSRCWNKRKLTATWLTAMSRGKKDPTVLSPQLTSRSSSYNMTSESQIRILRVSDSDSQESPDRSPRNTTLIATDTDSVTNYTKISSLGCHGRNCSTDNSILSVECQSQEHLKGDTLIYADAITKLQQNAKKLRIGDLPYKSIVPSVDGSEVSQRTVSALSLLANKDSLSSEPYLNTGNSSKLKSKRSSSFANVISGFANMMYCSSSKCIKRVPTPVSLDLLGSPPSVSIGMSEREYLDKLHFYGKFIAVILCQDDSEFKQSCLELYIHSEFNFSNEPLDISLRKLLLILQIPKESQQVDRMITCFSKVYFSQNEKASLWESADNISRSVYYLLMLHTDYFNPHSKRKMKREEFLKIAQEDQQYLPKEIIQYFYDEITAREFPHFILPPFMTEEDGVENLNNGLELDSEKFSPLKIIESKYLTHRPELWPNRNRSSSINFLSNPVYVPWNTGIHIFNEEIDPYYYITNDDVASATLQVEMEKQGCIVPSIDKLDEPTAPLSQKSLSTIKDVKGGYLKLTQSIAKDVIDRPLDANSLSQSDPEDSSRYLKIIHVGKLCKLQVRKFSMANSSRSTWKTYQTILTTSFLLIIEGNCYIDPYVVKDPKTNSTNLIMEYPVASQVVSIIDCNGLLATPEPFLESTLLEDEDSEIFYLFSNESKHIFRCPSMHERNSWIEMINMVAATANCNLSIPAIANTIRHIGKWSTQEKSSKLEISLKEKKLKLDNFIKILQYCKILVPTSSKSKSRLLQFVKRCLTRVDWLIYEIRRNQIYIQVLKCIEQVEELSRVPEDRNSIDVSCLFLKC from the coding sequence ATGTTTACGAGCAAGATTGAGCATGCTCAGACTAAGAAGttgaaaagaagatttATTCCTAGTAGGAAACTGGGGCGTAAATCAAGAGACTTATTGAAATATAAACCATTTAAGTTGAATTGTAGTGGAAAGGGCCAGAAGTTGGATGAATTAGATGTAAACGAATTAAAAAACGAACAGGCGAATATGAAACTTTACGATGATGTAGAAAGCGATTCCGAAAAAGAACTGGAAATAACTCTAAATGATTTTAGCTTTGATGATACGAGCAGCCGGAACCCTTTACCTTTTCCCGGATCAAGACAACCCCATAAAAGAGTGAGCAGCGGGGGAAATAAACTAATAGCCCCTGCTCCGACTTCTAAAATTAAGAATCACATTGTTTCTAGATGCTGGAATAAAAGAAAATTAACTGCAACGTGGCTTACAGCAATGAGCAGAGGAAAGAAAGATCCGACTGTCTTGTCGCCGCAATTGACCTCTAGGAGCTCTTCATACAATATGACTTCAGAGTCACAAATAAGGATACTTCGGGTATCAGATAGTGATTCTCAGGAGAGTCCAGATAGATCTCCAAGAAACACCACCCTTATAGCAACAGACACTGATAGTGTTACAAATTATACTAAAATTTCTAGTTTGGGATGCCATGGACGGAACTGTTCAACAGACAATTCAATTTTATCAGTAGAGTGCCAATCACAAGAGCATTTAAAGGGTGACACACTCATTTATGCAGACGCAATTACCAAATTACAACAAAATGCAAAAAAATTAAGGATTGGCGATTTGCCCTATAAATCTATAGTACCATCTGTAGATGGTTCTGAAGTATCTCAAAGAACGGTGTCAGCTCTATCGCTGCTGGCTAATAAGGATTCTCTTTCTTCAGAACCCTATCTGAATACAGGAAATTCTAGCAAGTTGAAAAGCAAAAGAAGCAGTTCCTTTGCAAATGTTATCAGTGGGTTTGCTAACATGATGTATTGCAGCAGCAGTAAATGCATAAAAAGAGTGCCAACCCCTGTTAGTTTGGACTTACTGGGATCACCTCCTTCAGTTTCAATTGGAATGTCAGAAAGGGAATACCTTGATAAGTTGCACTTCTATGGAAAGTTCATCGCAGTTATTTTATGCCAAGATGATTCCGAATTCAAGCAGAGTTGTTTGGAACTTTATATTCACAGTGAGTTTAATTTTTCGAATGAACCGTTGGATATTTCGTTAAGGAAGTTACTTTTAATATTACAAATACCAAAGGAATCTCAGCAGGTAGATAGGATGATTACCTGCTTTTCAAAGGTATATTTTAGCCAAAATGAGAAAGCGTCTTTATGGGAAAGCGCTGATAATATCAGCAGGTCTGTTTATTACTTATTGATGCTGCACACAGACTACTTTAATCCGCATAGTAAACGAAAGATGAAGAGAGAGGAATTTCTTAAGATTGCTCAGGAAGACCAGCAATATCTTCCAAAGGAAATTATACAATATTTTTACGATGAAATAACAGCACGCGAATTCCCGCATTTTATATTACCTCCATTTATGACTGAAGAAGATGGAGTTGAAAATCTCAATAATGGTTTAGAGTTAGATTCTGAAAAATTCTCTCCATTAAAGATAATTGAATCGAAATATTTGACTCACCGGCCTGAATTGTGGCCAAATAGAAATCGGTCCAGTTCAATTAATTTTCTCAGCAACCCAGTTTATGTGCCGTGGAATACAGGGATACACATATTTAACGAGGAGATTGATCCATATTATTATATTACCAATGATGATGTTGCTTCAGCTACGTTGCAGGTCGAAATGGAAAAACAAGGGTGCATAGTACCAAGCATTGATAAGTTAGACGAACCTACAGCTCCACTAAGCCAGAAAAGTTTGTCAACGATAAAAGATGTGAAAGGTGGTTACCTCAAATTGACACAGAGCATTGCTAAAGATGTAATAGATCGACCATTGGATGCTAATTCCCTATCGCAATCTGATCCGGAGGATAGCTCTCGTTATTTGAAGATAATACACGTAGGGAAACTATGCAAGCTGCAGGTTAGAAAGTTTTCAATGGCGAATTCATCAAGAAGTACATGGAAAACTTATCAGACGATATTGACCACGTCTTTCCTTCTTATTATTGAAGGCAATTGCTATATTGATCCATATGTCGTTAAGGATCCTAAAACAAATTCCACCAACCTCATAATGGAATATCCGGTTGCTTCTCAGGTTGTAAGTATTATTGATTGCAATGGATTACTTGCAACACCGGAGCCTTTCCTGGAAAGCACTCTAttggaagatgaagatTCAGAAATATTTTATCTATTCAGCAATGAGAGTAAACATATTTTCCGCTGTCCTAGCATGCATGAAAGGAATTCTTGGATTGAAATGATAAACATGGTAGCAGCAACAGCGAATTGTAATCTCTCTATACCAGCTATTGCAAACACTATTAGACACATAGGCAAGTGGAGTACACAGGAGAAGTCAAGCAAGTTAGAAATTTCTCTgaaggagaagaagttaaagCTAGACAATTTCATTAAGATTTTGCAATATTGCAAAATATTGGTGCCAACATCAAGTAAATCAAAATCTCGTCTTCTACAATTTGTGAAACGGTGCTTGACTAGAGTTGACTGGCTTATTTATGAAATAAGACGGAATCAAATATACATACAGGTTCTTAAATGCATTGAACAGGTAGAGGAGCTTTCGCGTGTTCCAGAAGACAGAAATTCCATAGACGTGAGCTGCTTATTCCTTAAATGTTAG
- the ASR1 gene encoding ubiquitin-protein ligase ASR1 (Syntenic homolog of Ashbya gossypii ABR104W; Syntenic homolog of Saccharomyces cerevisiae YPR093C (ASR1)), whose translation MKESHTKVCQICWESMDERLCQLLPCEHEFHLSCIRAWHRDGPCNKICPLCRTNTTALVDMDHNITIDLSLRLDLIFDQMAFNIGSQMVNHTYRGDLHTGPLTTYRSRGYFNRHIQHQDTQSSDFNELSQNVPGASMHNQPTIHYTTMRDTSKDQKDTDRQQERVKRP comes from the coding sequence ATGAAGGAGTCTCATACCAAGGTGTGCCAAATATGCTGGGAATCCATGGATGAGCGTCTTTGTCAGCTTCTACCATGTGAACATGAGTTTCACCTATCATGTATTAGGGCCTGGCATCGCGATGGACCATGTAACAAAATATGTCCTTTATGCAGAACAAATACGACGGCATTAGTAGATATGGATCATAATATCACCATAGACTTAAGTTTAAGACTTGACTTAATTTTTGACCAAATGGCGTTTAACATAGGATCGCAGATGGTTAATCATACATATAGAGGTGACTTACATACTGGACCGCTAACGACTTATAGATCAAGAGGTTATTTTAATCGGCACATACAACATCAAGATACCCAGTCCAGCGATTTTAATGAGTTGTCCCAAAATGTACCAGGTGCTAGCATGCATAATCAGCCGACAATTCATTATACTACAATGAGAGATACTTCAAAAGATCAAAAGGATACAGATCGACAGCAGGAGAGAGTTAAGAGACCATAG
- the TWF1 gene encoding twinfilin TWF1 (Syntenic homolog of Ashbya gossypii ABR105C; Syntenic homolog of Saccharomyces cerevisiae YGR080W (TWF1)), with translation MSNQSGITANDDLLSRISNLHQDGKSIVAGINDTSTEVNFISQLSGVDEIKEYLTAHGSVPCYIMCRANGSLYFISFTPDLARVRDRTLYASTKNTILRQIGSNNVSSITMITDPDEFSEELWNQKKVPGPLSESEKVQEKVDEQLHSEAYVNSRQGRYLASMHGGVSSSLSFKFNSSEPFSDLLNSKSALTFEIDCASEQIVFSGAKNPKSPKELINAISTKHPSYTVYKSQKDSVFFIYSCPSGSKVKERMIYAANKKGFMLNLQDEHGLVFLKSIEVGDPEELELSTLSPDLKEETESDVSKPIFNRPKGPQRRARS, from the coding sequence ATGTCTAATCAATCTGGGATTACTGCAAATGATGATTTATTAAGCCGTATAAGCAATTTACATCAGGATGGTAAGTCAATAGTGGCTGGAATAAATGATACCTCTACTGAAGTTAACTTCATTTCACAATTATCAGGTGTTGATGAAATAAAGGAATACTTAACGGCCCATGGTTCCGTTCCATGTTATATCATGTGCAGAGCAAATGGTTCATTATATTTCATCAGCTTTACTCCAGATTTAGCTCGTGTTCGCGATAGAACGTTATATGCCTCAACGAAGAATACGATATTGAGACAGATAGGAAGCAACAACGTGTCATCTATAACCATGATTACCGACCCAGATGAGTTTAGTGAAGAGTTATGGAATCAAAAGAAAGTTCCTGGGCCCCTTTCAGAGTCTGAGAAGGTTCAGGAGAAAGTGGATGAACAATTACACTCTGAGGCGTATGTGAATAGCCGTCAAGGGCGGTATTTGGCCTCTATGCACGGTGGGGTTTCATCGTCTTTATCATTCAAGTTTAATAGCTCTGAACCATTTTCAGACCTTTTAAACAGCAAAAGCGCGCTTACCTTTGAGATTGATTGTGCTTCAGAGCAAATTGTATTCTCTGGCGCTAAAAACCCAAAAAGTCCTAAGGAGCTCATAAATGCCATTTCAACGAAGCACCCTAGTTATACTGTCTATAAATCGCAAAAAGATTCTGTCTTCTTCATCTACAGTTGTCCTTCAGGGAGTAAGGTGAAAGAGAGAATGATATATGCTGCCAACAAGAAGGGTTTTATGTTAAATCTACAGGATGAGCACGGCCTCGTATTTTTGAAATCAATTGAGGTTGGAGACCCTGAAGAACTTGAATTATCTACTTTAAGCCCTGATTTAAAAGAGGAAACAGAATCTGATGTGTCAAAGCCCATATTTAATAGGCCAAAAGGGCCACAAAGAAGAGCCAGATCATAA
- a CDS encoding uncharacterized protein (Syntenic homolog of Ashbya gossypii ABR106C; Syntenic homolog of Saccharomyces cerevisiae YGR079W; 1-intron in Ashbya gossypii) produces MFNYHKTNMEGQIILTNMRLLEINSMASRGNSPVGGKRRGRHFQVANHTIATDDIMPILSQGEEHISSHEILDVSSGNEEAMALANPPAVKTGFESTRRSTISSGLAESDLDELFSPLHEQFSSSFSDGEDGNEDDLEFPTTSLPKRFVRQSWKNESATSELGAGIGARQDAPYPVSEQEWEPIFNNDDVVVSDNKDFWKDIESSDATDEPPCVSDAWVWNEHNMNSMPPTAEEGVDCCKVDSLEDFIDSNIVSDSNQLPATDSFQYKIKWLSFRDAEGKLSLTQGDCNNQQRVYKRRTKKRVIRRKSAVGEMFCPGVGVGEFMIL; encoded by the coding sequence ATGTTTAACTACCATAAGACCAATATGGAAGGACAAATTATACTAACAAACATGAGGCTTTTAGAAATCAATAGCATGGCTAGCAGAGGTAATAGCCCCGTAGGGGGTAAGAGAAGGGGAAGGCATTTCCAGGTTGCTAATCATACGATTGCAACGGACGACATCATGCCGATACTAAGTCAGGGAGAGGAACACATTTCCAGCCATGAAATCCTGGATGTCAGTAGTGGTAATGAGGAGGCGATGGCCTTGGCAAATCCGCCCGCAGTGAAGACAGGTTTTGAATCTACAAGGCGAAGCACTATTTCTAGTGGGCTTGCGGAATCCGATCTGGACGAACTTTTTTCCCCGCTGCACGAGCAGTTTTCGTCGTCATTTAGCGATGGCGAGGATGGCAACGAGGATGATTTGGAGTTTCCGACAACATCTCTTCCCAAGAGGTTTGTTCGTCAGTCGTGGAAGAACGAATCTGCGACGAGTGAGCTCGGTGCAGGAATAGGGGCAAGGCAGGATGCACCGTATCCGGTTTCAGAACAGGAATGGGAACCTATTTTCAACAACGATGATGTTGTTGTCAGTGACAACAAAGACTTTTGGAAGGATATTGAGAGTTCAGATGCTACAGATGAACCACCATGTGTCAGCGATGCATGGGTATGGAATGAGCATAACATGAATTCCATGCCTCCCACAGCAGAAGAAGGTGTAGATTGCTGCAAGGTGGACTCTCTGGAAGACTTTATCGACAGCAATATTGTATCAGATTCCAACCAACTACCCGCTACAGATTCTTTCcaatataaaataaaatggCTATCATTTAGAGACGCAGAAGGCAAATTATCCTTGACGCAAGGTGATTGCAACAATCAGCAACGTGTTTATAAGAGACGCACTAAAAAGAGAGTCATACGAAGGAAGTCTGCTGTTGGTGAAATGTTTTGTCCTGGTGTGGGCGTTGGCGAGTTTATGATACTGTAA
- the RDS3 gene encoding U2 snRNP complex subunit RDS3 (Syntenic homolog of Ashbya gossypii ABR103C; Syntenic homolog of Saccharomyces cerevisiae YPR094W (RDS3)), giving the protein MSRHQFDLVMCLKLPGSHIGRLCERCDGRCPICDSNVRPFSKVRICDQCSFGSQANKCIICGSKGTSDAYYCWECCKLEKSRDGCPKILNVGSNKTDRHFEKRLAER; this is encoded by the coding sequence ATGTCGCGACATCAGTTTGATTTAGTCATGTGCTTGAAACTTCCAGGTTCCCATATCGGTCGCCTCTGTGAACGATGTGATGGGCGCTGTCCAATATGTGACTCTAATGTTCGCCCATTTTCAAAAGTAAGGATATGCGATCAATGTTCTTTCGGTAGCCAAGCTAATAAATGTATAATATGTGGTAGTAAAGGTACTAGTGATGCCTACTACTGTTGGGAATGCTGTAAACTAGAAAAAAGTCGTGATGGCTGTCCAAAAATCCTAAATGTTGGTAGTAATAAAACTGATAGACATTTCGAGAAGAGACTGGCAGAAAGATGA